From a region of the Marinomonas mediterranea MMB-1 genome:
- a CDS encoding retention module-containing protein, whose product MSDNQVSFATLGNAVGFVTQVSGTVKVQSIDGQERIIKAGDPIFYGETVVAVGNGSATIEFVDGTQIVVANQSVVEITDEIFSFDNTDAELVADSTSEADALQEAILAGQDPTLIQEAPAAGEETGATDEEQRVDVSVDRNDDTSLPTFGYDTDNDRSVLAGGGTTGGQNYYGTSSYDVPETAQFGLSGGSGAEGAPSDIKSAQFVDSYVNGVTYVTSSGLSGLTGDQGDDGSFAYREGDSITFSVGDVIIAEFSSDLVSNGLLFLQDIAQTDLGDVNDNYVENMAIFLQAISDGLQDSNSGDGVLETNDIINMPDGNSTITISEDMREAFEGYSLNLSEAGKQMLSDALASVNIEFTRDSETEDGLGVNTFETAAMSHVVDSTVELAGDRVPDEFDARTTDEIDVPGGVVTYNYNELDGEITFSVSDLLEGATANQVVEDNLVIKDVSLAAGYENIGELIDNGDGTYKIILNEGVDQYDLEGLSLNYTAQDWTATQTITSATLDTYKSHLSTDAESVTEGDDYAQFTLTSSLSFDEDQTLKITLTSENMSEALGKQIAEYADDYSMPIEYSVDGGETWISVDLDSVEYQEGGVVWPTFSATLPAGSTSIEVRVPIFDDVAVEGTEYFNAVVTGDNFYDEEIEFAIEDNDSVAEELPTISTDYVYAVEGQEYAEFTVSLSEAADGDVSVDYSMVGIGATLDEDITDYTGTIVFAAGETTKTIRIPIVDDTEVEDVEMAFLTLSNVEGGAVIGDGQGSLRLFDNDSDATLDVNLTIDSIAQDNVIDAAEFQSGSVVITGTVSGDSYDLAIVTLTINGEVYTANIGSDNTYSLTVDTADLQSDGDLTVDAQVNVYNSDSGRGEASASQSYTFDSSPLSINLDVDPITDDSILNAVEAGGDVIVTGSVTGDEFDSGTVTLTINDTEYTGAVTNGQFSISVAGSDLEADSDSLVDATASVSNAIGQSGGGASTEAYFVDTTARATVRVDSITSDDVINSQEAGATITVTGRVGFDAGAGDTVSMEINGTTYTAVVQTDSTWSVDVAGSDLAADASFVASVSGQDDAGNPYSASTTSTHTVDTSIATPSISFESTGDDDVYNAVELGDDGTVTATISVTGSEVGDTLTYRVGDGETITVTLTADDIANGVTVEVPPQVTLTASLSDDAGNTSDEVSDHPMSADVSADSGTVTVNDITEDDVINAAEAAGTVSVTGDAIGGDISEGDVVALEINGTTYTTTVGPDGSWSVDVAGSDLVSDTEFDAVVTSSDDAGNTVESVGSSTHTIDTSPLAINLDIDPITDDSILNAAEAGSDVTVTGSVTGDDFDTGTVTLTINGTEYTGAVTNGQFSISVAGSDLEADSDSLVDATATVSNAIGQSGNATSTEAYFVDTTARATIRVDSITSDDVIDAEEANSTVSVTGRVGFDASAGDTVTMEINGTTYTATVQADKTWAVDVAGSDLAADTSFVASVSGQDSAGNPYSASTTSTHTVNIVTGDTSLSLSATDSITETGGVVTYTATLTNAAQGEVTVTLSNGETITIADGETQGTVDVVVAADEDVYVDADSISASISGATGGNFENLVVDSTPATTQITDTTDDTTVSLSATGSITEAGGTVTYTAELTSAAEGDVTVTLSNGETITIADGETQGTVDVVVAADEDVYVDADSISASISGATGGNFENLVVDSTPATTQITDTTDDTTVSLSATGSITEAGGTVTYTAELTSAAEGDVTVTLSNGETITIADGETQGTVDVVVAADEDVYVDADSISASISGATGGNFENLVVDSTPATTQITDTTDDTTVSLSATGSITEAGGTVTYTAELTSAAEG is encoded by the coding sequence ATGAGCGACAACCAAGTTTCTTTCGCAACGTTAGGTAATGCTGTTGGTTTTGTAACGCAAGTATCAGGGACTGTTAAAGTTCAATCTATTGATGGACAAGAGCGGATCATAAAAGCAGGAGACCCGATATTCTACGGGGAAACCGTCGTTGCTGTAGGGAATGGTAGTGCAACCATTGAGTTTGTTGATGGCACGCAGATTGTTGTCGCTAACCAGTCTGTCGTTGAGATTACAGACGAAATTTTTAGTTTTGATAATACCGATGCAGAGTTAGTAGCCGATTCAACCTCTGAAGCGGATGCTCTACAAGAGGCTATTCTGGCGGGTCAAGACCCTACCTTGATTCAAGAAGCGCCGGCAGCTGGTGAGGAAACAGGTGCAACTGATGAAGAGCAGCGTGTAGATGTCTCGGTTGATCGTAACGACGATACTTCATTGCCTACTTTTGGATACGATACTGATAATGATCGATCTGTTCTAGCTGGTGGTGGTACGACTGGGGGGCAGAATTATTACGGTACTAGCTCTTATGATGTGCCAGAAACAGCTCAATTTGGGCTTTCAGGTGGTTCTGGGGCAGAGGGTGCGCCATCCGATATAAAGTCAGCCCAATTCGTTGATAGCTATGTAAATGGCGTTACATATGTAACCTCAAGTGGGTTGTCAGGTTTGACTGGCGATCAAGGGGATGATGGGAGCTTTGCATATCGGGAAGGTGATTCAATTACATTTTCTGTTGGAGATGTGATTATCGCCGAATTTTCATCAGATCTTGTTTCTAACGGTTTGCTTTTCTTGCAAGATATAGCGCAGACGGATCTAGGTGATGTTAATGATAACTATGTCGAAAATATGGCGATTTTCTTGCAAGCCATTAGTGATGGTTTACAAGATAGTAATTCTGGTGATGGGGTTTTAGAAACCAATGACATCATTAATATGCCTGATGGAAATTCTACTATTACAATTAGTGAAGATATGCGTGAGGCTTTTGAAGGCTACTCGTTAAATCTTTCAGAAGCTGGTAAGCAGATGCTATCTGATGCATTGGCTAGTGTTAATATCGAGTTTACTAGAGATAGTGAAACTGAGGATGGGTTAGGAGTCAATACTTTTGAGACGGCAGCAATGTCTCATGTGGTGGACTCTACTGTTGAGCTTGCTGGCGATAGGGTTCCAGATGAGTTTGATGCTCGAACAACTGATGAAATTGATGTTCCAGGTGGTGTAGTTACCTATAACTATAATGAATTAGATGGTGAAATTACATTTAGTGTATCAGATCTGCTTGAGGGAGCGACTGCAAATCAGGTAGTGGAAGACAATCTTGTGATAAAAGATGTCTCTCTTGCTGCTGGTTATGAAAATATTGGTGAGCTGATTGATAATGGTGATGGTACTTATAAAATCATTTTGAATGAAGGTGTTGATCAATATGATTTAGAGGGATTATCTCTGAATTATACTGCTCAAGATTGGACAGCAACGCAAACTATTACTTCCGCTACATTAGATACATACAAATCCCACCTGTCTACTGATGCTGAAAGTGTGACGGAAGGCGATGATTACGCTCAGTTTACTTTAACTAGTTCATTAAGTTTTGACGAAGATCAAACGCTAAAAATTACGCTCACTAGCGAGAATATGAGTGAGGCGCTGGGTAAGCAAATAGCGGAGTATGCTGATGATTACAGTATGCCAATTGAATATTCAGTAGATGGTGGTGAGACCTGGATTTCTGTTGATTTGGACTCGGTCGAGTATCAAGAGGGTGGAGTTGTTTGGCCTACGTTTAGTGCAACTTTACCAGCAGGTTCGACCTCAATTGAGGTTAGGGTTCCTATCTTTGATGATGTTGCAGTTGAGGGAACTGAATATTTTAATGCAGTTGTAACTGGAGATAATTTTTACGACGAAGAGATTGAATTTGCAATCGAAGATAATGATTCTGTTGCTGAAGAGCTGCCAACTATTTCAACCGATTACGTTTATGCTGTTGAAGGGCAGGAATATGCAGAGTTTACAGTCAGTCTAAGTGAAGCTGCTGATGGAGATGTCTCCGTTGATTATTCTATGGTTGGAATTGGTGCTACGTTAGATGAAGATATTACTGACTATACTGGCACTATTGTTTTTGCTGCTGGAGAAACTACAAAAACGATCCGGATTCCAATTGTAGACGATACTGAAGTAGAAGATGTCGAGATGGCGTTCCTCACATTGTCAAATGTAGAGGGTGGCGCGGTAATTGGGGATGGGCAAGGATCTCTTCGTCTTTTTGATAATGACTCTGATGCGACGTTAGATGTGAATCTAACAATTGATTCGATTGCTCAGGACAACGTTATTGATGCAGCAGAATTTCAAAGTGGAAGTGTCGTTATAACTGGTACTGTATCGGGAGATAGTTATGATCTTGCGATTGTTACTCTCACTATTAATGGGGAAGTGTATACGGCTAATATCGGTTCCGATAATACGTATTCTTTGACTGTTGATACTGCGGATCTTCAATCGGATGGGGATTTAACTGTAGATGCTCAGGTTAATGTTTACAATTCTGATAGTGGGCGAGGTGAGGCGTCAGCAAGTCAATCTTATACTTTTGATTCCTCTCCTTTGTCTATTAATCTTGATGTTGACCCAATTACTGATGATTCTATTCTCAATGCTGTCGAAGCGGGCGGCGATGTAATTGTAACTGGCTCTGTGACTGGTGATGAATTTGATTCCGGTACCGTAACGCTCACAATTAATGATACGGAATACACAGGTGCAGTAACGAATGGCCAGTTTTCTATCTCTGTTGCTGGTTCTGACCTTGAAGCGGATTCGGATAGTCTTGTTGATGCAACGGCTTCCGTATCAAATGCAATTGGTCAGTCTGGGGGGGGAGCGTCTACTGAAGCGTATTTTGTGGACACTACTGCTCGCGCAACCGTTCGCGTTGATTCAATTACATCTGATGACGTTATTAATTCCCAAGAGGCGGGTGCAACCATTACGGTAACGGGTCGTGTTGGCTTCGATGCGGGTGCTGGTGATACCGTCTCGATGGAAATCAATGGCACAACTTATACCGCCGTTGTGCAAACGGACAGTACTTGGTCTGTGGATGTTGCTGGTTCTGATTTGGCGGCGGATGCTTCGTTTGTTGCCAGTGTATCTGGTCAAGATGATGCAGGTAACCCTTATTCAGCCTCAACGACATCAACCCATACGGTTGATACTTCTATTGCAACGCCTTCTATTTCGTTTGAAAGTACGGGGGATGATGATGTTTATAATGCCGTAGAGCTTGGTGATGATGGTACGGTCACTGCGACTATCTCTGTTACTGGCTCAGAAGTAGGTGATACATTAACGTACAGAGTAGGTGATGGCGAAACGATTACCGTAACATTGACGGCGGATGATATCGCTAATGGTGTGACGGTTGAAGTACCTCCGCAGGTGACATTAACAGCTAGTTTATCTGATGACGCTGGTAATACTTCTGATGAGGTGAGTGACCACCCAATGTCTGCGGATGTCTCTGCGGATTCCGGTACTGTTACGGTTAACGATATCACAGAAGATGACGTGATTAATGCGGCTGAGGCTGCAGGTACGGTGTCTGTAACAGGTGATGCAATAGGCGGTGATATTTCAGAAGGTGATGTTGTTGCTTTAGAAATCAACGGAACCACTTATACAACGACAGTCGGCCCAGATGGTTCTTGGTCTGTCGATGTGGCGGGTTCTGATCTTGTTTCGGATACAGAGTTTGATGCGGTTGTTACGTCTTCTGATGATGCAGGTAATACCGTTGAAAGCGTTGGTAGCTCGACTCATACAATTGATACATCCCCTCTTGCTATAAACTTAGATATTGATCCAATTACTGATGACTCTATTCTGAATGCAGCAGAGGCGGGTAGTGATGTAACCGTAACGGGTTCTGTTACGGGAGATGACTTTGATACCGGTACGGTAACGCTCACGATTAACGGTACGGAATATACTGGCGCAGTAACGAATGGTCAGTTTTCTATCTCTGTTGCTGGTTCAGACCTTGAGGCGGATTCGGACAGTCTTGTTGATGCAACGGCTACCGTTTCAAATGCAATTGGCCAGTCTGGGAATGCAACTTCTACAGAAGCGTATTTTGTTGATACTACCGCTCGTGCAACCATTCGTGTTGATTCAATTACATCGGATGATGTTATTGATGCAGAAGAAGCAAATTCAACCGTGTCAGTAACAGGGCGTGTTGGTTTTGACGCTAGTGCTGGTGACACAGTTACGATGGAAATTAACGGCACTACATATACGGCAACGGTTCAAGCGGATAAAACATGGGCCGTTGATGTGGCTGGTTCCGATTTGGCTGCGGATACTTCTTTTGTTGCAAGTGTGTCTGGCCAAGATAGTGCAGGCAACCCTTATTCTGCGTCTACTACCTCGACTCATACTGTTAATATTGTAACTGGAGACACTTCTCTGAGTCTAAGTGCGACCGATTCGATCACCGAAACGGGTGGTGTGGTGACTTACACGGCGACCTTGACTAATGCAGCACAAGGCGAAGTGACGGTTACCCTAAGCAATGGTGAGACGATCACGATTGCAGATGGCGAAACTCAAGGCACGGTGGATGTCGTGGTCGCGGCAGACGAAGATGTGTACGTGGATGCGGACAGCATCAGCGCGAGCATTAGCGGAGCGACAGGCGGCAACTTCGAGAACTTGGTGGTTGATAGCACGCCAGCAACGACTCAAATCACAGATACCACAGACGATACGACGGTTAGCCTAAGTGCGACAGGTTCCATCACGGAAGCTGGCGGCACAGTGACTTACACAGCGGAATTAACGTCAGCGGCTGAAGGTGATGTGACGGTTACCCTAAGCAATGGTGAGACGATCACGATTGCAGATGGCGAAACTCAAGGCACGGTGGATGTCGTGGTCGCGGCAGACGAAGATGTGTACGTGGATGCGGACAGCATCAGCGCGAGCATTAGCGGAGCGACAGGCGGCAACTTCGAGAACTTGGTGGTTGATAGCACGCCAGCAACGACTCAAATCACAGATACCACAGACGATACGACGGTTAGCCTAAGTGCGACAGGTTCCATCACGGAAGCTGGCGGCACAGTGACTTACACAGCGGAATTAACGTCAGCGGCTGAAGGTGATGTGACGGTTACCCTAAGCAATGGTGAGACGATCACGATTGCAGATGGCGAAACTCAAGGCACGGTGGATGTCGTGGTCGCGGCAGACGAAGATGTGTACGTGGATGCGGACAGCATCAGCGCGAGCATTAGCGGAGCGACAGGCGGCAACTTCGAGAACTTGGTGGTTGATAGCACGCCAGCAACGACTCAAATCACAGATACCACAGACGATACGACGGTTAGCCTAAGTGCGACAGGTTCCATCACGGAAGCTGGCGGCACAGTGACTTACACAGCGGAATTAACGTCAGCGGCTGAAGGTTGA